The following proteins come from a genomic window of Nostoc sp. KVJ3:
- the cdiI gene encoding ribonuclease toxin immunity protein CdiI, whose translation MLKELFDGVDHTTDPLWIVKYYFNAIGGISFPTALNYLLEGTGYGDEYNMCEFPCEDEDDIFEGVRFSFLDKDEIIVSQDIFKKYLKIAAERYIELNPEKADEVQNVLKKLSE comes from the coding sequence ATGCTCAAAGAATTATTTGACGGCGTAGACCATACAACCGACCCACTTTGGATAGTGAAATACTACTTTAATGCAATAGGAGGTATCTCTTTTCCTACAGCATTAAATTATCTTCTTGAAGGTACTGGTTATGGTGATGAATATAATATGTGTGAATTTCCTTGCGAAGATGAGGATGATATATTTGAAGGAGTCCGCTTTAGCTTTCTTGATAAAGATGAAATAATAGTTTCTCAGGACATATTCAAAAAATATCTCAAAATAGCGGCTGAAAGGTACATTGAACTTAATCCAGAAAAGGCAGATGAGGTTCAAAATGTACTCAAAAAATTATCTGAATAG
- a CDS encoding RHS repeat-associated core domain-containing protein, producing MKTVTDGRGVTSYGFDSYDRVNLISNPDGQTVGYTYDVLGNLKTLTTSASTVNYSYDRLNRLDTVTSGGQLDKYGYDAVGNLISTALADGTTQTQQYDASNRLKSIETRDALGTVLSSYAYTLDGVGNRTQAIEDTDRTVNYTYDEVNQLKLESITDPTLGNRTIGYDYDLVGNRLKRNDSYPSSGLTTYVYDKNNRLTSQTSGTKVTQYTYDNNGSMLTNDDGTNSVVYQWINDGENRLIGVTTTNASGSSQSKYIYDAGGNRVASITDGVRKNYLVDPRGYSKVLQEYDANSQILTKYFYGLGLIKSESGSDEKFYHSDGLGSTRLLTDGTGQVTDRYVYDAFGRLIAHAGGSGNAYQFAGEQRDSTGLDYLRARYYNSDLGRFISKDAFAGHLASPISENAYVYANANPVNFTDPSGYESLGELSAAEAINSILSSMQYAVTTGALAGAAFNIVRQDIQIVESGHEFDPSEVLRSAAAGAVGGALLNVFPEAAIYFAIQGIQSGLKEWEAGNRATGAFDIVASISPFLSKGVRDQVFSRISPTLSEANRGLLNWAENQAKAYAASRYKSYRNGWTDETGAVDWSGNDIEGMSINSNTGKHLTTFDGFSQKKGINGTHNLNEFIQASVVNNITIVGRSNHPTINGLSDISYQVPALDRAGNPTGSLRSQVFKKTVYDPNIISDAKILELGQEAAAKGYQQAIQGRVQQYSEVAGGIKFRVYLDNNGIVTNFHPEL from the coding sequence GTGAAAACTGTAACTGATGGTCGAGGAGTTACTAGTTATGGATTTGATAGTTATGACAGGGTGAATTTGATTTCTAATCCTGACGGGCAAACGGTTGGTTATACCTATGACGTATTGGGTAATCTCAAGACTTTAACAACCAGTGCTAGTACGGTTAATTATTCCTACGATCGGCTCAATAGGTTGGATACGGTTACATCGGGTGGGCAGTTGGACAAGTACGGCTATGATGCGGTAGGAAATCTAATTAGTACTGCTTTAGCCGATGGTACAACCCAAACCCAGCAGTATGACGCGAGTAATAGACTCAAGTCAATCGAAACTCGTGACGCTTTAGGTACAGTGCTGTCTAGTTATGCTTATACCCTTGATGGGGTGGGCAATCGCACTCAAGCAATAGAGGATACTGATAGAACTGTTAACTACACTTACGATGAAGTCAATCAATTAAAGCTGGAGTCTATTACCGATCCAACTCTGGGAAATCGAACTATTGGCTATGATTACGATCTGGTCGGAAATCGCTTAAAGCGTAATGATTCTTATCCCAGCAGTGGATTAACGACGTATGTTTATGACAAGAATAATCGACTAACTTCTCAAACATCGGGAACAAAGGTAACTCAATATACCTACGACAATAATGGTTCCATGTTGACGAATGATGATGGGACTAACTCTGTTGTTTACCAATGGATTAATGATGGTGAAAATCGATTAATTGGGGTAACTACAACTAATGCTAGTGGTTCTTCTCAAAGTAAATATATTTACGATGCTGGCGGTAATAGAGTAGCAAGTATTACCGATGGCGTGAGAAAGAATTATCTTGTCGATCCCAGAGGTTATTCTAAGGTTCTGCAAGAGTATGATGCTAATAGTCAGATTTTAACTAAGTATTTTTACGGTTTAGGTTTAATTAAGTCTGAGAGTGGCAGTGATGAGAAATTCTATCATTCTGATGGTTTGGGTTCCACTCGCTTGTTGACTGATGGTACTGGTCAGGTTACAGATAGATATGTCTATGATGCTTTTGGGCGGTTAATTGCTCATGCTGGGGGTTCGGGCAATGCTTATCAGTTTGCGGGTGAGCAGAGAGATAGTACTGGATTGGATTATCTCAGAGCTAGGTATTATAACTCGGATTTAGGCAGATTTATCTCTAAGGATGCTTTTGCTGGGCATTTGGCTAGTCCGATTAGTGAGAATGCTTATGTCTATGCCAATGCTAATCCTGTTAATTTTACTGACCCCTCTGGCTATGAATCTTTGGGAGAACTCTCTGCTGCTGAAGCGATTAATAGCATTCTTAGCAGTATGCAGTATGCGGTAACAACAGGAGCTTTAGCAGGGGCTGCTTTTAATATAGTTCGTCAGGATATTCAAATTGTTGAAAGCGGTCACGAATTCGATCCTAGTGAAGTTTTAAGGAGTGCAGCCGCAGGAGCCGTTGGTGGCGCTTTGCTTAATGTTTTTCCTGAAGCTGCTATCTATTTTGCTATCCAGGGCATCCAAAGTGGTCTCAAAGAATGGGAGGCTGGAAACCGAGCTACTGGTGCTTTTGATATTGTTGCATCAATATCTCCTTTCCTCTCTAAAGGAGTCCGAGATCAGGTTTTTAGTCGTATTTCTCCAACTCTTTCCGAAGCTAATAGGGGACTCCTTAATTGGGCAGAAAATCAAGCTAAAGCATATGCAGCATCAAGGTATAAATCATACCGTAATGGATGGACAGATGAGACAGGCGCTGTAGACTGGTCTGGAAATGATATTGAAGGAATGTCAATTAACTCAAATACAGGAAAGCACTTGACTACATTTGATGGTTTTAGCCAAAAGAAAGGAATAAATGGTACACATAACCTAAATGAATTTATACAAGCTTCAGTGGTCAATAATATCACTATTGTTGGAAGAAGTAATCATCCAACAATAAATGGATTAAGTGATATTTCTTACCAAGTACCTGCTTTAGATAGAGCTGGTAATCCCACAGGTAGTCTTAGAAGCCAAGTATTTAAAAAAACAGTCTATGACCCTAACATAATCTCTGATGCTAAAATACTTGAACTTGGACAGGAAGCTGCGGCAAAAGGATATCAACAAGCTATACAGGGAAGAGTGCAACAGTACTCTGAGGTGGCAGGAGGAATTAAGTTCAGGGTTTATTTAGATAATAATGGGATTGTAACAAACTTCCATCCAGAACTATAG
- a CDS encoding ISLre2 family transposase, translating to MKKNIYANLNFADSLSDFKEDVTKLLELKNIEEWSGRIVKEREETIRQAALVLAGQCIGILLHKLSQSESAHQTAINQTKGWWHTDTQRHGYTKREILTVGNVVVSLKLPYVVQKREKKAKSKSRNVGFCPLLKWLGMSEGLTPLVWSDITKYGAIASSFEAAHTILSDWGINISLKRIERLTYKFGQIGIDLRQTKISNLQQGNLPDGNILKDQRVVIAVDGGRSRIRINKKGRKNLKTNKHGFTGEWVEPKLLTIYVVDEQGKKVRNGEIKIVNDGTYEDYKGFLPILEMHLISLGISQAKQVLLIADGAEWIWKHIPPLLKKLKSPDATYQLFDFYHVTERLQKFADVAFSDDSERNNWFKKARRTLKKSNAMTIIRQMDEFIFEATGERCKTMVIQRNYLLRAYRERRLNYAKILDQKLPIGSGAIESLIRQVINLRIKGNSKFWLKENAEIILHLRCQWIAQSWDIFCSSIFNSFIKPQTA from the coding sequence ATGAAGAAAAACATATATGCAAATCTAAATTTTGCCGATTCATTATCAGATTTTAAAGAGGATGTGACGAAACTTTTAGAGTTGAAAAATATCGAGGAATGGTCTGGAAGAATAGTTAAAGAAAGAGAAGAAACAATTAGACAGGCTGCGTTAGTTTTAGCAGGCCAATGTATCGGCATATTATTGCATAAGCTTTCTCAATCAGAGTCGGCTCATCAAACAGCAATTAATCAAACCAAAGGATGGTGGCATACCGACACGCAAAGACACGGTTATACGAAGAGGGAAATATTAACAGTAGGTAATGTTGTAGTAAGTCTTAAATTACCATACGTTGTTCAAAAAAGAGAAAAAAAAGCGAAGAGTAAATCTCGTAATGTTGGATTTTGTCCCTTGTTAAAATGGTTAGGAATGTCAGAAGGCTTGACCCCATTAGTTTGGTCAGATATTACAAAATATGGTGCCATAGCTAGTTCTTTTGAAGCTGCACATACAATCCTGAGTGATTGGGGAATTAATATTAGTCTTAAACGAATTGAACGATTGACATATAAATTTGGTCAAATCGGCATTGATTTACGTCAAACTAAAATATCTAACTTGCAACAAGGTAATTTACCTGATGGGAATATACTTAAAGACCAGAGAGTTGTAATTGCTGTAGATGGTGGCAGGAGTAGAATTAGGATTAATAAAAAAGGTAGAAAAAATCTCAAAACAAACAAGCACGGCTTTACAGGGGAATGGGTTGAGCCAAAATTATTAACAATTTATGTGGTTGATGAACAAGGTAAAAAAGTTAGAAATGGCGAAATAAAGATTGTAAATGATGGCACTTATGAAGACTATAAAGGATTTTTACCAATTTTAGAAATGCATCTGATTAGTTTGGGAATTAGTCAAGCAAAACAAGTTTTATTAATTGCTGACGGTGCAGAATGGATTTGGAAGCATATTCCCCCTCTTTTAAAGAAATTGAAATCTCCCGATGCGACTTATCAATTATTTGATTTTTACCATGTTACTGAGCGGCTACAGAAATTTGCTGATGTAGCGTTTAGTGATGATAGTGAGCGAAATAATTGGTTCAAAAAAGCACGGAGAACTTTAAAAAAAAGTAATGCCATGACCATAATTAGGCAGATGGATGAATTTATCTTTGAAGCCACGGGAGAGCGTTGTAAAACTATGGTAATACAGAGAAATTACCTTTTACGTGCCTATCGTGAAAGGCGTTTAAATTACGCTAAGATACTAGACCAAAAACTACCAATAGGTAGTGGGGCAATTGAGAGTTTAATCCGTCAAGTTATCAACTTAAGAATCAAGGGTAATAGTAAATTTTGGTTGAAAGAAAATGCAGAAATTATCTTACATCTGCGTTGTCAATGGATAGCTCAAAGTTGGGATATTTTTTGTAGTTCTATCTTTAATTCCTTTATTAAACCTCAAACTGCTTGA
- a CDS encoding TolB family protein: MKRLRELALACVVIAALINMNLNVQATSKRLITLDDLSAVHQVSEPQISRDGAWIAYTVESTDINNDSVNNHIYMTSWDGSRTRKLTNSKDSESSPRFSPDGKYLTFLSSSQSKSGGNQIWLLNLTDGEAEKISDFPGGVSDLVWAPDGKRLAVIAQDPPQETRNGQKTAQPIVIDGFKGYLGKSRQHLYVFDLATHKADILAPGEFNEYLPEWSPDGNKIAFVSKRGVDFHRHNNWDVYTIVAQPGAKVRQITTNESPNCDPSWGSRPVWSPDGKLIAYLQGGPQKLLEYAVYHLAVIPTEGGTPRLLTAKGAMRFCEVGQKKCDR, translated from the coding sequence ATGAAAAGGTTGAGAGAACTCGCATTAGCTTGTGTTGTGATCGCTGCTTTGATCAATATGAATCTCAACGTTCAGGCAACGTCCAAGCGGCTGATTACCCTAGACGATCTCTCTGCTGTCCACCAAGTCAGCGAACCGCAAATTTCTCGCGATGGAGCCTGGATAGCTTATACGGTCGAGAGTACCGATATCAATAATGATTCTGTCAACAACCATATTTATATGACTTCGTGGGATGGCTCCCGCACCCGAAAATTAACTAACAGCAAAGATAGCGAAAGTTCCCCTCGTTTCAGTCCCGATGGAAAGTACCTGACTTTTCTCTCCAGTAGTCAGTCCAAGAGTGGAGGCAATCAAATTTGGCTGCTGAACCTTACCGATGGAGAAGCAGAAAAGATTTCAGATTTTCCAGGAGGTGTTTCTGATTTGGTTTGGGCGCCCGATGGGAAACGACTAGCTGTAATCGCCCAAGATCCACCGCAAGAAACTCGGAACGGACAAAAGACCGCGCAGCCAATTGTCATTGATGGCTTTAAAGGATATCTCGGAAAAAGTCGCCAACATCTCTATGTGTTTGACTTAGCAACTCACAAAGCAGATATTCTGGCACCAGGTGAGTTTAATGAATATTTGCCCGAATGGTCTCCAGATGGGAACAAGATTGCTTTTGTCAGCAAGCGTGGTGTTGATTTTCATCGCCATAACAATTGGGATGTCTACACTATCGTTGCCCAACCAGGAGCAAAAGTACGTCAAATAACTACCAATGAAAGTCCCAATTGCGATCCCTCCTGGGGTAGCCGACCTGTTTGGAGTCCAGATGGGAAGTTAATAGCCTACCTGCAAGGAGGCCCTCAAAAGCTACTTGAGTACGCCGTTTACCATCTTGCGGTTATTCCAACGGAAGGAGGTACTCCACGTTTGTTAACCGCAAAGGGAGCAATGCGATTTTGTGAGGTCGGACAAAAAAAGTGCGATCGCTAA
- a CDS encoding GNAT family N-acetyltransferase, whose protein sequence is MENVVTKSLYLVPFTQEIIKAAIIGNPELARVLAVTVLPNWRNEIFGKSLPTIADILCENPLQSEWGWGSLIIHKAEKTLIGYLMLKILPDPTGSVEIGYIIVPSYRQQGYASEATKAMMDWTLCQPGIEKVTAGCDADNIASKRVLEKIGMRLIETRGKALIWELCKTEIIE, encoded by the coding sequence ATGGAAAATGTTGTTACTAAATCATTATATTTAGTACCCTTTACGCAGGAAATAATAAAAGCAGCAATCATTGGGAATCCTGAATTAGCAAGAGTTCTGGCGGTTACAGTTTTACCCAACTGGCGTAATGAAATATTTGGTAAATCTTTGCCAACAATTGCAGATATCCTGTGCGAGAATCCGTTACAAAGTGAATGGGGATGGGGAAGTTTAATCATTCATAAAGCAGAAAAGACACTCATTGGTTACCTTATGCTCAAAATTCTCCCAGATCCCACAGGTTCAGTGGAAATAGGCTATATCATAGTTCCATCATATCGACAGCAAGGTTATGCGTCTGAAGCTACAAAAGCAATGATGGATTGGACGCTTTGTCAACCAGGTATAGAAAAAGTTACGGCTGGATGCGATGCAGATAATATAGCTTCAAAGCGGGTGCTAGAAAAAATCGGAATGCGGCTCATAGAAACACGAGGTAAGGCGTTGATATGGGAATTATGCAAAACAGAAATCATAGAGTAA
- a CDS encoding GNAT family N-acetyltransferase produces the protein MTITEDNFQVRTMTKDDLKIVLSWAAFEGWNPGIDDVDNFYIADPGGFLIGELNGKPISCISVVRYSAKFNFIGIYIVKPEERKKGFGLKTWLEALKLISNQPAALDAVLEQVNNYQRFGFKPAHSHLRYQGIISGKILPDVRDLKTIDFEQLCRYDQRYFPSYRPHFLSTWINQPHGQGYAIINDADLVGYGVIRKATDGFKIAPLFAENEDIAKKLFLALVTYAEGSPVYVDVPNINKSAIILFEKYQMNPMFECVRMYKEESPNIDWHNVFGVTTLELG, from the coding sequence ATGACTATTACAGAAGATAATTTTCAAGTTCGTACCATGACCAAAGATGATCTAAAAATTGTCTTAAGCTGGGCAGCTTTTGAGGGGTGGAATCCGGGTATTGATGATGTTGATAATTTTTATATTGCCGATCCAGGTGGGTTTTTAATTGGAGAATTAAATGGGAAACCTATTAGCTGTATTTCTGTAGTGCGATATAGTGCTAAATTTAATTTTATTGGTATTTATATTGTTAAACCCGAAGAACGAAAAAAAGGATTTGGTTTAAAAACATGGCTTGAAGCATTGAAGTTAATTTCTAATCAACCTGCTGCTTTAGATGCTGTCTTAGAACAAGTTAATAATTATCAAAGATTTGGTTTTAAACCTGCTCATTCTCATCTCCGTTATCAAGGGATAATTTCTGGAAAAATCTTGCCCGATGTGAGGGATTTAAAAACTATTGATTTTGAACAACTTTGTCGTTATGATCAGCGATATTTTCCTAGTTATCGTCCTCATTTTCTTTCGACATGGATTAATCAACCTCATGGGCAAGGTTACGCTATTATCAACGATGCTGATTTGGTAGGTTATGGAGTGATTAGAAAAGCGACGGATGGCTTTAAAATTGCCCCTTTATTTGCGGAAAATGAAGACATAGCAAAAAAGTTATTTTTAGCCTTAGTTACTTATGCTGAAGGAAGTCCTGTTTATGTGGACGTTCCTAATATTAATAAATCCGCTATTATCTTATTTGAAAAATATCAAATGAACCCTATGTTTGAATGTGTCCGAATGTACAAAGAAGAGTCACCTAACATTGATTGGCACAATGTTTTTGGTGTTACTACTTTGGAATTAGGTTAA
- a CDS encoding APC family permease has translation MSYVATVGYGIHNMAALSQDAAPFDTIARHVWGNGFALLIDFAGIMAGYASAVAFLNAAARIVYTISREELFPRWLMHIHPTYRTPTNAILGLCGSSAFVGLGLGILWTPIQAFGFLGIVLTIAALAIYGLTSLACFRYFSTKRRAQLEQNSTIRFGWLRYVLLPWLSIITISGVLVGTLYPPPPAPLHLAPVVVLIWLLLGIGVLRFLQIHKPEAIRQAGRLFVVDETETLS, from the coding sequence ATGTCATATGTGGCAACGGTGGGATATGGCATTCATAACATGGCAGCCTTGTCCCAAGATGCTGCCCCCTTCGATACGATTGCGCGTCACGTTTGGGGCAATGGGTTTGCCTTATTGATTGATTTTGCCGGCATTATGGCTGGATATGCCTCTGCCGTTGCCTTTCTCAACGCTGCTGCTCGGATTGTCTATACCATAAGTCGAGAAGAACTATTTCCCCGTTGGTTGATGCACATTCATCCCACATATCGCACACCGACAAATGCCATTCTCGGTTTGTGTGGCAGTTCTGCGTTTGTGGGGTTGGGGTTGGGAATACTGTGGACACCGATTCAGGCGTTTGGCTTTCTGGGTATAGTTTTAACGATCGCTGCCCTAGCGATCTATGGATTGACTAGTTTAGCGTGTTTTCGATATTTCTCGACAAAACGCCGCGCTCAGTTGGAGCAAAACTCTACGATTCGCTTTGGTTGGTTGCGTTATGTTCTGCTACCTTGGCTCTCGATAATTACGATTAGTGGTGTTCTAGTTGGCACTCTTTATCCCCCTCCACCAGCACCCCTTCACTTAGCACCAGTTGTCGTCTTAATTTGGCTATTGCTGGGCATCGGAGTGTTAAGGTTTCTGCAAATTCACAAACCCGAAGCTATTCGTCAGGCAGGTAGACTATTTGTCGTTGATGAAACTGAAACCCTCAGTTAG